The proteins below come from a single Diceros bicornis minor isolate mBicDic1 chromosome 3, mDicBic1.mat.cur, whole genome shotgun sequence genomic window:
- the ATG9B gene encoding autophagy-related protein 9B: protein MVRRMGWRGSKGQWGQWGDLGPGSVPLLPTPLPPLPPPPCRGPGGGRVSIFSLSPAPHTRSSHSSVPPLVLGPPCPAVQGPGIFQHRHSALPTPATPSTQAWPATIPSSPPPSWGSHSMPPLALVTPPPTHRCPQDPPGLRIGPLIPEQDYERLEDCDPDGSQHSPLHGEEQQPLLHVPEGLRGSWHHIQNLDSFFTKIYSYRQRNGFTCILLEDVFQLGQFVFIVTFTTFLLRCVDYNVLFANQPNNQTRPGLLHSKVTLSDAILPSSQCAQWIGSSPLLVFLLILAVAFWLFQLLRSVCNLFSYWDIQVFYREALHIPPEELSSVPWAEVQSRLLALQRSGGLCVQPRPLTELDVHHRILRYTNYLVALANKGLLPARGALPWGGSVAFLSRGLALNVDLLLFRGPFSLFRGGWELPDAYKRSDQRGALAAHWRRTVLLLAAVNLALSPLVLAWQVLHAFYSHVELLRRKPGALGARRWSRLARLQLRHFNELPHELRARLARAYRPAAAFLRAAAPPAPLLTLLARQLVFFASALFAALLVLTIYDEDVLAVEHVLTAMTVLGVTATVARSFIPDEQCQGRSPQLLLQAALAHMHYLPEEPGPAGRVSAYRQMARLLQYRAVLVLEELLSPLLTPMFLLFWFRPRALEIIDFFHHFTVDVAGVGDICSFALMDVKRHGHPQWLSAGQTEASLSQRAEDGKTELSLMRFSLVHPQWRPPGHSSKFLGHLRGRLQQDAASWGTTSVRSSPTPGVLSDSSSSPLPEAFLANLLVHPLLSPRDLSPTAPCPAAATASLLASISRIAQDPSCVSSGATGGQKLAQLPELASAEMSLHAIYLHQLHQQQQQELWGEASASSLSRPWSSPPQTLSPDEEKPSWSSDGSSPASSPRQQWRTRRTQNLFPGGFQENTDTQKEPGQAPSTD, encoded by the exons ATGGTGAGGCGAATGGGCTGGCGGGGGAGCAAGGGGCAGTGGGGGCAGTGGGGAGACCTGGGGCCTGGATcagtgcccctcctccccacgccactgcctcctcttcctcctcctccgtgtCGGGGGCCTGGTGGAGGGAGGGTCtccatcttctctctgtctcctgcCCCTCACACAAGAAGCTCCCATTCCTCAGTTCCCCCTTTGGTGCTAGGACCCCCCTGCCCAGCGGTGCAGGGCCCAGGGATCTTTCAGCATCGCCAcagtgccctccccaccccagccaccCCCTCAACACAGGCATGGCCTGCGACGATACCCAGCTCTCCTCCCCCCTCCTGGGGTTCCCACTCCATGCCACCCTTGGCATTGGTGACTCCCCCTCCCACACACCGATGCCCCCAGGACCCTCCTGGGCTGCGGATAGGCCCTCTGATCCCTGAGCAGGATTATGAGCGGCTGGAGGACTGTGACCCTGATGGGTCCCAACATTCACCCCTCCATGGGGAGGAGCAGCAGCCCCTGCTTCACGTGCCTGAAGGGCTCCGAG gatcctggCACCACATCCAGAACCTGGACAGCTTCTTCACCAAG ATCTACAGCTACCGCCAGAGGAATGGCTTCACCTGTATCCTGCTGGAGGACGTCTTCCAGCTGGG ACAATTCGTTTTCATTGTTACCTTCACCACATTCCTCCTTCGCTGCGTGGATTACAATGTTCTCTTCGCCAACCAACCAAATAACCAGACGAGACCTGGGCTGCTCCACAGCAAAGTGACCTTGTCTGATGCCATCCTGCCCTCGTCCCAGTGTGCCCAGTG GATCGGCTCCAGCCCCCTGCTGGTCTTCCTGCTGATCCTGGCTGTGGCCTTCTGGCTGTTCCAGCTGCTGCGCTCAGTCTGCAACCTTTTCAGCTACTGGGACATCCAGGTGTTTTACAGGGAGGCCCTGCATATCCCCCCG GAGGAGCTCAGCTCGGTGCCCTGGGCGGAGGTGCAGTCCCGCCTCCTGGCGCTGCAGAGGAGCGGGGGGCTGTGCGTGCAGCCGCGGCCGCTGACAGAGCTGGACGTCCACCACCGCATCCTGCGCTACACCAACTACCTGGTGGCACTGGCCAATAAGGGCCTGCTGCCGGCCCGCGGCGCGCTGCcctggggaggcagtgtggccttCCTCAGCCGCGGCCTGGCGCTCAACGTCGACCTGCTCCTCTTCCGCGGGCCCTTCTCGCTCTTCCGCGGGGGCTGGGAGCTACCCGATGCCTACAAGCGCAGCGACCAGCGGGGCGCCCTGGCCGCGCACTGGCGGCGCACGGTGCTGCTGCTGGCCGCCGTGAACCTCGCCCTGAGCCCGCTGGTGCTGGCCTGGCAGGTGCTGCACGCCTTCTACAGCCACGTGGAGCTGCTGCGGCGCAAGCCCGGCGCGCTGGGGGCGCGCCGCTGGTCCCGCCTGGCTCGCCTGCAGCTGCGCCACTTCAATGAGCTGCCGCACGAGCTGCGCGCGCGCCTGGCCCGCGCCTACCGCCCCGCCGCCGCCTTCCTGCGCGCCGCCGCGCCTCCGGCGCCCCTGCTCACGCTGCTGGCCCGCCAGCTCGTTTTCTTCGCCAGCGCGCTCTTCGCTGCGCTGCTCGTGCTCACCATCTACGACGAGGACGTGCTCGCCGTGGAGCACGTGCTCACCGCCATGACCGTGCTCGGGGTCACCGCCACCGTGGCCAG GTCTTTCATTCCGGATGAGCAGTGCCAGGGTCGTTCCCCACAGCTCCTGCTGCAGGCGGCTTTGGCTCACATGCATTACCTTCCGGAGGAGCCCGGCCCTGCCGGCAGGGTCAGCGCTTACCGGCAGATGGCGCGGCTGTTGCAGTACCGAGCG GTCTTGGTCCTGGAGGAGCTCCTGTCCCCTCTCCTCACCCCGATGTTTCTGCTCTTCTGGTTTCGCCCTCGTGCCCTGGAGATTATTGACTTTTTTCATCACTTCACTGTGGATGTGGCCGGAGTTGGTGACATCTGTTCCTTTGCCCTTATGGATGTGAAACGTCACGGCCACCCTCAG TGGCTCTCAGCCGGACAGACAGAGGCCTCGCTGTCTCAGCGCGCGGAGGATGGAAAGACTGAGCTGTCCTTGATGAGGTTCTCCCTGGTGCATCCGCAATGGCGCCCCCCAGGGCACAGCTCCAAGTTCCTGGGGCACCTTCGGGGCCGGCTACAACAAGATGCAGCATCCTGGGGCACCACCTCGGTTCGCAGCTCCCCCACCCCCGGGGTGCTCAGTGACTCCTCCTCTTCACCTCTG CCAGAGGCCTTCCTGGCCAACCTCTTGGTGCACCCCCTCTTGTCCCCACGGGACCTGAGCCCCACAGCCCCCTGCCCAGCTGCAGCCACAGCCAGCCTCCTGGCCTCCATTTCCCGCATTGCCCAGGACCcgag CTGTGTGTCCTCAGGAGCCACTGGGGGCCAGaagctggcccagctcccagagcTTGCTTCTGCTGAGATGAGTCTCCATGCCATCTACCTGCACCAG ctccatcagcagcagcagcaggagctgTGGGGTGAGGCTTCAGCCTCCTCCCTGTCCAGGCCCTGGTCCAGCCCCCCGCAGACACTCTCTCCTGATGAGGAGAAGCCATCCTGGTCAAGTGATG GCTCCAGTCCTGCCTCCAGCCCCAGACAGCAGTGGAGAACCCGGAGGACCCAGAATCTGTTCCCTGGAGGGTTTCAGGAAAACACAGACACCCAGAAGGAGCCTGGCCAGGCCCCTAGCACTGACTGA
- the NOS3 gene encoding nitric oxide synthase 3 isoform X1, with translation MGNLKSVGQEPGPPCGLGLGLGLGLCGKQGPASPVASEPSRAPAPTSAPTPLPAPDHSLPLARPPQGPKFPRVKNWEVGSITYDTLSAQSQQDGPCTPRRCLGSLVFPRKLQSRPSQGPLPPEQLLSQARDFINQYYGSIKRSGSQAHEQRLQEVEAEVAATGTYQLRESELVFGAKQAWRNASRCVGRIQWGKLQVFDARDCSSAQEMFTYICNHVKYATNRGNLRSAITVFPQRAAGRGDFRIWNSQLVRYAGYRQQDGSVRGDPANVEITELCIQHGWTPGNGRFDVLPLLLQAPDEPPELFTLPPELVLEVPLEHPTLEWFAALGLRWYALPAVSNMLLEIGGLEFPAAPFSGWYMSTEIGMRNLCDPHRYNILEDVAVCMDLDTRTTSSLWKDKAAVEINLAVLHSYQLAKVTIVDHHAATASFMKHLENEQKARGGCPADWAWIVPPISGSLTPVFHQEMVNYVLSPAFRYQPDPWKGSAAKGTGLTRKKTFKEVANAVKISASLMGTVMAKRVKATILYGSETGRAQSYAQQLGRLFRKAFDPRVLCMDEYDVVSLEHETLVLVVTSTFGNGDPPENGESFAAALMEMSGPYNSSPRPEQHKSYKIRFNSLSCSDPLVSSWRRKRKESSNTDSAGALGTLRFCVFGLGSRAYPHFCAFARAVDTRLEELGGERLLQLGQGDELCGQEEAFRGWAQAAFQASCETFCVGEDAKAAAQDIFSPKRSWKRQRYRLSTQTEGLQLLPGLIHVHRRKMFQATVLSVENLQSSKSTRATILVRLDAGGQEGLQYQPGDHIGICPPNRPGLVEALLSRVEDPPPAGEPVAVEQLEKGSPGGPPRSWVRDPRLPPCTLRQALTFFLDITSPPSPQLLRLLSTLAEEPSEQQELETLSQDPRRYEEWKWFRCPTLLEVLEQFPSVALPAPLLLTQLPLLQPRYYSVSSAPSAHPGEIHLTVAVLAYRTQGEAAGTGPGPHSEPGMGPSLTPSPPQSLDGLGPLHYGVCSTWLSQLKAGDPVPCFIRGAPSFRLPLDPSLPCILVGPGTGIAPFRGFWQERLHDIESKGLQPAPMTLVFGCRCSQLDHLYRDEVQDAQQRGVFGRVLTAFSREPDSPKTYVQDILRTELAAEVHRVLCLERGHMFVCGDVTMATSVLQTVQRILATEGDMELDEAGDVIGVLRDQQRYHEDIFGLTLRTQEVTSRIRTQSFSLQERHLQGTVPWSFDLPGQDTSCP, from the exons ATGGGCAACTTGAAGAGCGTGGGCCAGGAGCCTGGACCACCCTgcggcctggggctggggctgggccttGGGCTGTGTGGCAAGCAGGGCCCAGCCTCCCCGGTGGCATCAGAGCCCAGCCGGGCACCCGCACCCACATCCGCACCCACACCCCTGCCTGCGCCAGACCACAG CCTTCCGCTTGCCCGGCCCCCGCAGGGGCCCAAGTTCCCTCGTGTGAAGAACTGGGAGGTGGGGAGCATCACCTACGACACGCTGAGTGCCCAGTCCCAGCAG gATGGGCCCTGCACGCCAAGACGCTGCCTGGGCTCTCTGGTATTTCCACGGAAACTGCAGAGCCGGCCATCCCAGGGCCCTCTACCTCCTGAGCAGCTGCTGAGTCAGGCCAGGGACTTCATCAACCAGTACTATGGCTCCATCaagag gaGCGGCTCCCAGGCCCATGAGCAGCGGCTTCAGGAGGTGGAAGCTGAGGTGGCAGCCACAGGCACTTACCAGCTTCGGGAGAGCGAGCTGGTGTTCGGGGCCAAGCAGGCCTGGCGCAACGCTTCCCGCTGTGTGGGCCGGATCCAGTGGGGGAAGCTGCAG GTGTTCGATGCCCGGGACTGCAGCTCTGCACAGGAGATGTTCACCTACATCTGTAACCACGTCAAGTACGCCACCAACCGGGGCAACCTCCG CTCAGCCATCACAGTGTTCCCCCAGCGTGCCGCGGGCCGCGGAGACTTCCGAATCTGGAACAGTCAACTGGTGCGCTACGCGGGCTACAGGCAGCAGGACGGCTCTGTGCGGGGGGACCCAGCCAATGTGGAGATCACTGAG CTCTGCATCCAGCACGGCTGGACCCCGGGAAATGGACGCTTTGACGTGCTGCCCCTGCTGCTCCAGGCCCCAGATGAACCCCCGGAACTCTTCACTCTGCCCCCCGAGCTGGTCCTCGAGGTGCCTCTGGAGCATCCCAC GCTGGAGTGGTTCGCGGCCCTGGGCCTGCGCTGGTACGCGCTCCCGGCAGTGTCCAACATGCTGCTGGAAATCGGGGGCCTGGAGTTCCCGGCGGCCCCTTTCAGCGGCTGGTACATGAGCACTGAGATCGGCATGCGGAACCTGTGTGACCCTCACCGCTACAACATTCTGGAG GATGTGGCCGTCTGCATGGACCTGGATACCCGGACGACCTCATCGCTGTGGAAAGATAAGGCAGCAGTGGAAATCAACTTGGCTGTGCTGCACAGCTACCAG CTGGCCAAAGTGACCATTGTGGACCACCACGCCGCCACAGCCTCCTTCATGAAGCACCtagagaatgagcagaaagcaAGGGGCGGCTGCCCTGCCGACTGGGCCTGGATTGTGCCCCCCATCTCAGGCAGCCTCACCCCTGTCTTCCATCAGGAGATGGTCAACTATGTCCTGTCCCCTGCCTTCCGCTACCAG CCAGACCCCTGGAAGGGGAGTGCAGCCAAGGGCACGGGCCTCACCAGGAAGAAGACCTTTAAGGAAGTGGCCAA TGCGGTCAAGATCTCTGCCTCCCTCATGGGCACCGTGATGGCGAAGAGAGTGAAGGCGACAATCCTGTATGGCTCCGAGACCGGCCGGGCCCAGAGCTACGCACAGCAGCTAGGGAGGCTCTTCCGGAAGGCTTTTGACCCCCGG GTCCTGTGCATGGATGAGTATGATGTGGTGTCCCTTGAGCATGAGACGCTGGTGCTGGTGGTGACCAGCACATTTGGGAATGGGGATCCACCAGAGAATGGAGAG AGTTTTGCTGCAGCCCTGATGGAGATGTCGGGCCCCTACAACAGCTCCCCTCGGCCAGAGCAGCACAA GAGTTACAAAATCCGCTTCAACAGCCTCTCCTGTTCAGACCCACTGGTGTCTTCCTGGCGGCGGAAGAGAAAGGAATCCAGTAACACAGACAGCGCAGGGGCACTGGGGACCCTCAG GTTCTGTGTGTTCGGGCTGGGCTCCCGGGCATACCCCCACTTCTGCGCCTTTGCTCGTGCGGTGGACACACGGCTGGAAGAGCTAGGTGGGGAGCGGCTCCTGCAGCTGGGCCAGGGCGACGAGCTGTGCGGCCAGGAAGAGGCCTTCCGCGGCTGGGCCCAGGCCGCTTTCCAG GCCTCCTGTGAGACTTTCTGCGTGGGTGAGGACGCCAAGGCCGCCGCCCAGGACATATTCAGCCCCAAACGGAGCTGGAAGCGCCAGAGGTACCGGCTGAGCACCCAGactgagggcctccagctgctgCCAG GCCTGATCCACGTGCACCGGCGGAAGATGTTCCAGGCTACAGTCCTCTCAGTGGAAAACCTGCAAAGCAGCAAGTCCAC CCGGGCCACAATCCTGGTGCGCCTGGACGCTGGAGGCCAGGAGGGGCTTCAGTACCAGCCAGGGGACCACATAGGCATCTGCCCACCCAACCGGCCCGGCCTCGTGGAGGCGCTGCTGAGCCGTGTGGAGGACCCGCCGCCAGCAGGCGAGCCCGtggcagtggaacagctggagaAGGGCAGCCCTG GTGGCCCTCCCCGCAGCTGGGTGCGGGACCCCCGGCTGCCCCCGTGCACGCTGCGCCAGGCTCTCACCTTCTTCCTGGACATCACTTCCCCGCCCAGCCCTCAACTCCTTCGACTGCTCAGCACCCTGGCCGAAGAGCCCAGCGAACAACAGGAGCTTGAGACCCTCAGCCAG GACCCCCGGCGCTATGAGGAGTGGAAGTGGTTCCGCTGCCCCACGCTGCTGGAGGTGCTGGAGCAGTTTCCATCGGTGGCACTGCCGGCCCCCCTGCTCCTCACCCAGctgcccctgctccagccccGGTACTACTCCGTCAGCTCAGCCCCCAGCGCCCACCCCGGAGAAATCCACCTCACAGTAGCCGTGCTGGCATACAGGACCCAGGGTGAGGCTGCGGGGACAGGGCCAGGGCCACACAGTGAGCCCGGGATGGGCCCCTCACTgaccccttctcctccccaatcCCTAGATGGGCTGGGCCCCCTGCACTACGGAGTCTGTTCCACATGGCTGAGCCAACTCAAGGCCGGAGACCCTGTGCCCTGCTTCATCAGGGG GGCACCCTCCTTCCGGCTGCCTCTGGATCCCAGCTTACCCTGCATCCTGGTGGGCCCCGGCACCGGGATCGCCCCCTTCCGGGGATTTTGGCAGGAGCGGCTACACGACATTGAGAGCAAAG GGCTGCAGCCTGCCCCCATGACCTTGGTGTTTGGCTGCCGATGCTCCCAGCTCGACCACCTCTACCGCGACGAGGTGCAGGATGCCCAGCAACGCGGGGTATTTGGCCGCGTCCTCACCGCCTTCTCCCGAGAGCCCGACAGCCCTAAG ACCTACGTGCAGGACATCCTGCGGACGGAGCTGGCTGCTGAGGTGCACCGCGTGCTGTGCCTCGAAAGGGGGCACATGTTTGTCTGCGGCGATGTCACCATGGCAACCAGCGTCCTGCAGACGGTGCAACGCATCCTGGCCACGGAGGGCGACATGGAGCTGGACGAGGCCGGCGACGTCATCGGCGTGCTGCGG GATCAGCAACGCTATCATGAGGACATTTTCGGGCTCACGCTGCGCACCCAGGAGGTGACAAGCCGCATACGCACCCAGAGCTTTTCCTTGCAGGAGCGGCATCTGCAGGGTACAGTGCCCTGGTCGTTCGACCTGCCCGGCCAAGACACCTCCTGCCCCTGA
- the NOS3 gene encoding nitric oxide synthase 3 isoform X2, whose product MGNLKSVGQEPGPPCGLGLGLGLGLCGKQGPASPVASEPSRAPAPTSAPTPLPAPDHSLPLARPPQGPKFPRVKNWEVGSITYDTLSAQSQQDGPCTPRRCLGSLVFPRKLQSRPSQGPLPPEQLLSQARDFINQYYGSIKRSGSQAHEQRLQEVEAEVAATGTYQLRESELVFGAKQAWRNASRCVGRIQWGKLQVFDARDCSSAQEMFTYICNHVKYATNRGNLRSAITVFPQRAAGRGDFRIWNSQLVRYAGYRQQDGSVRGDPANVEITELCIQHGWTPGNGRFDVLPLLLQAPDEPPELFTLPPELVLEVPLEHPTLEWFAALGLRWYALPAVSNMLLEIGGLEFPAAPFSGWYMSTEIGMRNLCDPHRYNILEDVAVCMDLDTRTTSSLWKDKAAVEINLAVLHSYQLAKVTIVDHHAATASFMKHLENEQKARGGCPADWAWIVPPISGSLTPVFHQEMVNYVLSPAFRYQPDPWKGSAAKGTGLTRKKTFKEVANAVKISASLMGTVMAKRVKATILYGSETGRAQSYAQQLGRLFRKAFDPRVLCMDEYDVVSLEHETLVLVVTSTFGNGDPPENGESFAAALMEMSGPYNSSPRPEQHKSYKIRFNSLSCSDPLVSSWRRKRKESSNTDSAGALGTLRFCVFGLGSRAYPHFCAFARAVDTRLEELGGERLLQLGQGDELCGQEEAFRGWAQAAFQASCETFCVGEDAKAAAQDIFSPKRSWKRQRYRLSTQTEGLQLLPGLIHVHRRKMFQATVLSVENLQSSKSTRATILVRLDAGGQEGLQYQPGDHIGICPPNRPGLVEALLSRVEDPPPAGEPVAVEQLEKGSPGGPPRSWVRDPRLPPCTLRQALTFFLDITSPPSPQLLRLLSTLAEEPSEQQELETLSQDPRRYEEWKWFRCPTLLEVLEQFPSVALPAPLLLTQLPLLQPRYYSVSSAPSAHPGEIHLTVAVLAYRTQDGLGPLHYGVCSTWLSQLKAGDPVPCFIRGAPSFRLPLDPSLPCILVGPGTGIAPFRGFWQERLHDIESKGLQPAPMTLVFGCRCSQLDHLYRDEVQDAQQRGVFGRVLTAFSREPDSPKTYVQDILRTELAAEVHRVLCLERGHMFVCGDVTMATSVLQTVQRILATEGDMELDEAGDVIGVLRDQQRYHEDIFGLTLRTQEVTSRIRTQSFSLQERHLQGTVPWSFDLPGQDTSCP is encoded by the exons ATGGGCAACTTGAAGAGCGTGGGCCAGGAGCCTGGACCACCCTgcggcctggggctggggctgggccttGGGCTGTGTGGCAAGCAGGGCCCAGCCTCCCCGGTGGCATCAGAGCCCAGCCGGGCACCCGCACCCACATCCGCACCCACACCCCTGCCTGCGCCAGACCACAG CCTTCCGCTTGCCCGGCCCCCGCAGGGGCCCAAGTTCCCTCGTGTGAAGAACTGGGAGGTGGGGAGCATCACCTACGACACGCTGAGTGCCCAGTCCCAGCAG gATGGGCCCTGCACGCCAAGACGCTGCCTGGGCTCTCTGGTATTTCCACGGAAACTGCAGAGCCGGCCATCCCAGGGCCCTCTACCTCCTGAGCAGCTGCTGAGTCAGGCCAGGGACTTCATCAACCAGTACTATGGCTCCATCaagag gaGCGGCTCCCAGGCCCATGAGCAGCGGCTTCAGGAGGTGGAAGCTGAGGTGGCAGCCACAGGCACTTACCAGCTTCGGGAGAGCGAGCTGGTGTTCGGGGCCAAGCAGGCCTGGCGCAACGCTTCCCGCTGTGTGGGCCGGATCCAGTGGGGGAAGCTGCAG GTGTTCGATGCCCGGGACTGCAGCTCTGCACAGGAGATGTTCACCTACATCTGTAACCACGTCAAGTACGCCACCAACCGGGGCAACCTCCG CTCAGCCATCACAGTGTTCCCCCAGCGTGCCGCGGGCCGCGGAGACTTCCGAATCTGGAACAGTCAACTGGTGCGCTACGCGGGCTACAGGCAGCAGGACGGCTCTGTGCGGGGGGACCCAGCCAATGTGGAGATCACTGAG CTCTGCATCCAGCACGGCTGGACCCCGGGAAATGGACGCTTTGACGTGCTGCCCCTGCTGCTCCAGGCCCCAGATGAACCCCCGGAACTCTTCACTCTGCCCCCCGAGCTGGTCCTCGAGGTGCCTCTGGAGCATCCCAC GCTGGAGTGGTTCGCGGCCCTGGGCCTGCGCTGGTACGCGCTCCCGGCAGTGTCCAACATGCTGCTGGAAATCGGGGGCCTGGAGTTCCCGGCGGCCCCTTTCAGCGGCTGGTACATGAGCACTGAGATCGGCATGCGGAACCTGTGTGACCCTCACCGCTACAACATTCTGGAG GATGTGGCCGTCTGCATGGACCTGGATACCCGGACGACCTCATCGCTGTGGAAAGATAAGGCAGCAGTGGAAATCAACTTGGCTGTGCTGCACAGCTACCAG CTGGCCAAAGTGACCATTGTGGACCACCACGCCGCCACAGCCTCCTTCATGAAGCACCtagagaatgagcagaaagcaAGGGGCGGCTGCCCTGCCGACTGGGCCTGGATTGTGCCCCCCATCTCAGGCAGCCTCACCCCTGTCTTCCATCAGGAGATGGTCAACTATGTCCTGTCCCCTGCCTTCCGCTACCAG CCAGACCCCTGGAAGGGGAGTGCAGCCAAGGGCACGGGCCTCACCAGGAAGAAGACCTTTAAGGAAGTGGCCAA TGCGGTCAAGATCTCTGCCTCCCTCATGGGCACCGTGATGGCGAAGAGAGTGAAGGCGACAATCCTGTATGGCTCCGAGACCGGCCGGGCCCAGAGCTACGCACAGCAGCTAGGGAGGCTCTTCCGGAAGGCTTTTGACCCCCGG GTCCTGTGCATGGATGAGTATGATGTGGTGTCCCTTGAGCATGAGACGCTGGTGCTGGTGGTGACCAGCACATTTGGGAATGGGGATCCACCAGAGAATGGAGAG AGTTTTGCTGCAGCCCTGATGGAGATGTCGGGCCCCTACAACAGCTCCCCTCGGCCAGAGCAGCACAA GAGTTACAAAATCCGCTTCAACAGCCTCTCCTGTTCAGACCCACTGGTGTCTTCCTGGCGGCGGAAGAGAAAGGAATCCAGTAACACAGACAGCGCAGGGGCACTGGGGACCCTCAG GTTCTGTGTGTTCGGGCTGGGCTCCCGGGCATACCCCCACTTCTGCGCCTTTGCTCGTGCGGTGGACACACGGCTGGAAGAGCTAGGTGGGGAGCGGCTCCTGCAGCTGGGCCAGGGCGACGAGCTGTGCGGCCAGGAAGAGGCCTTCCGCGGCTGGGCCCAGGCCGCTTTCCAG GCCTCCTGTGAGACTTTCTGCGTGGGTGAGGACGCCAAGGCCGCCGCCCAGGACATATTCAGCCCCAAACGGAGCTGGAAGCGCCAGAGGTACCGGCTGAGCACCCAGactgagggcctccagctgctgCCAG GCCTGATCCACGTGCACCGGCGGAAGATGTTCCAGGCTACAGTCCTCTCAGTGGAAAACCTGCAAAGCAGCAAGTCCAC CCGGGCCACAATCCTGGTGCGCCTGGACGCTGGAGGCCAGGAGGGGCTTCAGTACCAGCCAGGGGACCACATAGGCATCTGCCCACCCAACCGGCCCGGCCTCGTGGAGGCGCTGCTGAGCCGTGTGGAGGACCCGCCGCCAGCAGGCGAGCCCGtggcagtggaacagctggagaAGGGCAGCCCTG GTGGCCCTCCCCGCAGCTGGGTGCGGGACCCCCGGCTGCCCCCGTGCACGCTGCGCCAGGCTCTCACCTTCTTCCTGGACATCACTTCCCCGCCCAGCCCTCAACTCCTTCGACTGCTCAGCACCCTGGCCGAAGAGCCCAGCGAACAACAGGAGCTTGAGACCCTCAGCCAG GACCCCCGGCGCTATGAGGAGTGGAAGTGGTTCCGCTGCCCCACGCTGCTGGAGGTGCTGGAGCAGTTTCCATCGGTGGCACTGCCGGCCCCCCTGCTCCTCACCCAGctgcccctgctccagccccGGTACTACTCCGTCAGCTCAGCCCCCAGCGCCCACCCCGGAGAAATCCACCTCACAGTAGCCGTGCTGGCATACAGGACCCAGG ATGGGCTGGGCCCCCTGCACTACGGAGTCTGTTCCACATGGCTGAGCCAACTCAAGGCCGGAGACCCTGTGCCCTGCTTCATCAGGGG GGCACCCTCCTTCCGGCTGCCTCTGGATCCCAGCTTACCCTGCATCCTGGTGGGCCCCGGCACCGGGATCGCCCCCTTCCGGGGATTTTGGCAGGAGCGGCTACACGACATTGAGAGCAAAG GGCTGCAGCCTGCCCCCATGACCTTGGTGTTTGGCTGCCGATGCTCCCAGCTCGACCACCTCTACCGCGACGAGGTGCAGGATGCCCAGCAACGCGGGGTATTTGGCCGCGTCCTCACCGCCTTCTCCCGAGAGCCCGACAGCCCTAAG ACCTACGTGCAGGACATCCTGCGGACGGAGCTGGCTGCTGAGGTGCACCGCGTGCTGTGCCTCGAAAGGGGGCACATGTTTGTCTGCGGCGATGTCACCATGGCAACCAGCGTCCTGCAGACGGTGCAACGCATCCTGGCCACGGAGGGCGACATGGAGCTGGACGAGGCCGGCGACGTCATCGGCGTGCTGCGG GATCAGCAACGCTATCATGAGGACATTTTCGGGCTCACGCTGCGCACCCAGGAGGTGACAAGCCGCATACGCACCCAGAGCTTTTCCTTGCAGGAGCGGCATCTGCAGGGTACAGTGCCCTGGTCGTTCGACCTGCCCGGCCAAGACACCTCCTGCCCCTGA